In Kogia breviceps isolate mKogBre1 chromosome 19, mKogBre1 haplotype 1, whole genome shotgun sequence, a single genomic region encodes these proteins:
- the C1QBP gene encoding complement component 1 Q subcomponent-binding protein, mitochondrial, whose translation MLPLLRCVPRVLGTAVAGIRAAAPSLPLLQPASRPCVRPFGLLSVRAGSVQLPGLLRPWGPCGCGCGCGGLHTEGDKAFVEFLNDEIKEEKKIQKYKSLPKMSGGWELEVNGTEAKLVRKVAGEKVTVTFNINNSIPPAYDGEEEPSEGQKGEEQEPELTSTPNFVVEVVKDGSNKALVLDCHYPEDEIGQEEEDQSDIFSIKEVSFQSTGDSDWKDTNYTLSTDSLDWGLYDHLMDFLADRGVDNTFADELVELSTALEHQEYITFLEDLKGFVKSQ comes from the exons ATGCTGCCGCTGCTGCGCTGCGTACCTCGCGTCCTGGGCACCGCTGTCGCTGGCATCCGCGCCGCCGCGCCCTCCCTGCCGCTGCTGCAGCCCGCGTCCAGGCCGTGCGTCCGGCCCTTCGGGCTGCTGAGCGTGCGTGCGGGGTCGGTGCAGTTGCCCGGTCTCCTGCGGCCTTGGGGGCCctgcggctgcggctgcggctgcggcggACTGCACACTGAAG GGGACAAAGCTTTTGTTGAATTCCTCAATGATGAGattaaggaggaaaagaagatacAGAAGTATAAGTCTCtccccaagatgtctggaggttGGGAGCTGGAAGTGAATGGGACAGAAGCCAAATTAGTGCGGAAAGTTGCTGGAGAAAA GGTCACTGTCACTTTCAACATTAACAACAGCATCCCACCAGCATATGATGGGGAGGAGGAACCCTCCGAAGGGCAGAAGGGTGAAGAACAGGAG CCTGAACTGACGTCCACTCCCAATTTTGTGGTTGAAGTTGTAAAGGACGGTAGCAACAAGGCCCTTGTGCTGGACTGTCACTATCCGGAAGATGAG ATTGGACAAGAAGAGGAGGACCAGAGTGACATCTTCTCCATCAAGGAAGTGAGCTTTCAGTCCACCGGCGATTCTGACTGGAAGGACACAAATTACACGCTTAGCACAGACTCCCTGGACTGG GGCTTATACGACCACCTAATGGACTTCCTTGCGGACCGAGGGGTGGACAACACTTTCGCTGATGAGTTGGTAGAGCTCAGCACAGCCCTGGAGCACCAGGAGTACATTACTTTTCTCGAAGACCTCAAAGGTTTTGTCAAAAGCCAATAG